In a single window of the Planctomycetaceae bacterium genome:
- a CDS encoding response regulator encodes MTQSGTAREVVILFVDDSATDRTRGVGLLRKQRPEWEIVDVPSASDGLNELGNREIDVVVTDLVMPEMDGRQFLQAVMERYPTIPVVLVTSQGSDQIAAQSMELGAVNYVPKRRLSEDLVPALEDILKAGQDSSKARDVLRHVIRNRSLFSIDNDLEQIRSLVHLVRTRLHSLHRLRADTVASLTAAVREALLNAYFHGNLEIDNNQRNRSADDFVEQALSRSRDSRFAGRQIELEMHLEPGELRFRIADEGRGFNASEVIARVRQSDPATTSGLHVICGEVDDVSFNDTGNQITLTKTLRSTASERCRSNPELNTAPAE; translated from the coding sequence ATGACGCAATCCGGCACTGCAAGGGAAGTCGTGATTCTGTTCGTCGATGATTCGGCCACTGATCGGACTCGCGGAGTCGGACTTCTGCGAAAGCAGCGGCCGGAATGGGAAATCGTCGATGTACCCAGCGCGTCGGATGGCCTGAATGAACTGGGCAACCGCGAGATTGACGTTGTTGTCACCGATCTGGTGATGCCGGAAATGGACGGTCGCCAGTTTCTGCAGGCCGTCATGGAACGCTACCCGACGATTCCCGTGGTGCTGGTGACGTCGCAGGGCAGCGATCAGATTGCCGCGCAAAGCATGGAACTGGGAGCTGTGAACTACGTTCCGAAGCGCCGGCTTTCGGAAGATCTGGTGCCGGCTCTGGAAGACATCCTGAAGGCCGGACAGGATTCGTCGAAAGCCCGCGACGTGCTGCGCCACGTGATCCGGAATCGTTCGCTGTTTTCCATCGACAATGACCTGGAACAGATTCGATCGCTGGTGCATCTGGTGCGAACGCGACTGCACAGCCTCCACCGGCTTCGCGCGGACACTGTCGCCAGCCTCACGGCCGCGGTCCGCGAGGCACTGCTGAACGCCTACTTTCACGGCAATCTGGAAATCGACAACAACCAGCGGAACCGTTCGGCGGATGATTTTGTGGAGCAGGCCCTGAGCCGCTCACGAGATTCCCGGTTCGCGGGACGGCAGATTGAACTGGAAATGCACCTGGAGCCCGGAGAGTTGCGGTTTCGGATCGCTGATGAAGGCCGGGGGTTCAATGCCTCCGAAGTTATTGCCCGAGTACGACAGTCCGACCCCGCGACGACCAGCGGACTTCACGTGATTTGCGGCGAAGTCGATGACGTTTCCTTCAACGACACCGGCAACCAGATCACGCTGACCAAGACGCTGCGATCCACCGCTTCCGAACGGTGTCGCTCGAACCCGGAATTGAACACGGCGCCGGCGGAATAA
- a CDS encoding PQQ-binding-like beta-propeller repeat protein — protein sequence MKVLSLVSVLVLLTGSLCHAADWPTWRGPHRDDVSGETGLLKSWPEGGPKKLWTSTEAGIGYSGVAVVDGTLFTMGADGDTEYLIALKADDGTKLWRTPVGPRLDNNWGDGPRGTPAVANGLVVGLGGRGGLVCASAADGSVNWSVELTELGGSVPGWGYTESPLIDAGRVVCTPGGGQGTVAAFDLKSGEKLWQSDGVKVGAHYSSIVPVNHYGRREYIQLTEKKIFGLAADDGQLLWEHDFPGSTAVIPTPIYKNGFVYATAGYGAGCLLLNISPQNQIEPIYENKVMKNHHGGVVLIDGHIYGYSDGPGWMCQQFDSGEMVWNERSALGKGSVTFADGRLYCLSEDGGTCVLAEASPDGWKEHGRFDLEPKSEQRADAGRVWTHPVVANGRLYLRDQEILCCYDISE from the coding sequence ATGAAGGTTCTGTCGCTGGTTTCCGTATTGGTTTTGCTAACCGGATCGCTGTGCCACGCGGCCGACTGGCCAACGTGGCGGGGCCCGCATCGCGACGACGTGTCCGGCGAAACGGGACTGCTGAAGTCCTGGCCGGAAGGCGGCCCGAAGAAACTGTGGACGTCCACAGAAGCCGGAATCGGGTACTCCGGCGTTGCTGTCGTCGACGGCACGCTGTTCACGATGGGTGCCGACGGCGACACCGAATATCTGATCGCGTTGAAGGCCGACGACGGAACAAAGTTGTGGCGGACTCCCGTCGGTCCTCGGCTGGACAACAACTGGGGCGACGGACCGCGCGGAACTCCGGCCGTCGCGAACGGACTGGTCGTCGGTCTTGGCGGCAGAGGCGGACTGGTCTGCGCGTCCGCGGCTGACGGTTCCGTGAACTGGTCCGTTGAATTGACGGAACTCGGCGGCAGCGTTCCCGGCTGGGGTTATACGGAATCCCCGCTGATCGATGCCGGGCGAGTCGTTTGTACTCCCGGCGGCGGTCAGGGCACCGTGGCTGCTTTCGATCTGAAATCAGGCGAGAAGCTCTGGCAGTCAGACGGCGTGAAAGTGGGGGCCCACTATTCGTCAATCGTTCCGGTCAATCACTATGGCCGACGGGAATACATTCAGCTTACGGAAAAGAAGATCTTCGGTCTGGCGGCCGACGACGGCCAACTGCTGTGGGAACATGATTTCCCCGGCAGCACGGCCGTGATCCCCACACCGATCTACAAGAATGGTTTCGTCTATGCCACAGCCGGCTACGGCGCGGGATGTCTGCTGCTGAACATCAGTCCGCAGAACCAAATTGAACCGATCTACGAAAACAAGGTCATGAAGAATCATCACGGCGGTGTCGTGCTGATCGACGGACATATCTACGGATACAGCGATGGTCCCGGCTGGATGTGCCAGCAGTTCGACTCGGGCGAAATGGTCTGGAACGAACGAAGTGCGCTGGGCAAGGGATCGGTGACTTTCGCCGACGGCCGATTGTATTGTCTGAGCGAAGACGGCGGAACCTGCGTACTGGCCGAAGCCAGCCCCGATGGCTGGAAGGAACACGGCCGCTTTGACCTGGAACCGAAATCCGAACAGCGAGCCGACGCGGGCCGCGTCTGGACTCATCCCGTCGTCGCCAACGGTCGCTTGTATCTGCGAGACCAGGAAATCCTGTGCTGCTACGACATCAGTGAGTAA